One part of the Gemmatimonadota bacterium genome encodes these proteins:
- a CDS encoding serine hydrolase: MRPRSLLLALLALCFGGAPLAAQCDACVFPGETWETLRGPELARHGWDADKLREVGRFLADSSVATGVVVAHEGRVVFTFGDVEELSYLASVRKSLLAMLYGTWVEKGVIDLDATVADLGMDDVGGLLPIEKQARVQDLITARSGVYHAASNGGDDLASAPARGSQRPGTYMLYSNWDFNAAGAAFERLTGRDLYDEFQAQVAVPVHMEDWDRTAQRKGGDLSVSVNPAYHFWLSTRDMARVGHLMLNEGRWEDRQLIPRAWAREIVRPVTPLAEMNPVRRRDGYLGYGYMWWVFDGPRAVGPFAGAYTGRGAVGQWITVLPALDLVIALKTNSVYQRTTSWASWERMIELLFDAHGVSMDGPFPWR; encoded by the coding sequence ATGCGCCCGCGTTCCCTGCTCCTCGCCCTGCTGGCGCTGTGTTTCGGAGGCGCGCCCCTGGCCGCCCAGTGCGACGCGTGCGTCTTCCCGGGAGAGACCTGGGAGACGCTGCGCGGTCCCGAGCTGGCCCGGCACGGGTGGGATGCGGACAAGCTCCGCGAGGTCGGCCGTTTCCTCGCCGACAGCTCCGTCGCGACCGGCGTGGTGGTCGCGCACGAAGGCCGGGTGGTCTTCACGTTCGGGGACGTCGAGGAGCTCTCCTATCTGGCCTCCGTCCGCAAGAGCTTGCTCGCGATGCTCTACGGCACGTGGGTGGAGAAGGGCGTGATCGACCTGGACGCCACCGTGGCCGACCTCGGCATGGACGACGTGGGCGGGCTGCTGCCCATCGAGAAGCAGGCCCGCGTGCAGGACCTGATCACGGCCCGCTCGGGCGTCTACCATGCGGCGTCCAACGGGGGCGACGACCTCGCGTCCGCGCCCGCGCGCGGCTCCCAGCGGCCCGGCACGTACATGCTCTACAGCAACTGGGACTTCAACGCCGCCGGGGCCGCGTTCGAGCGCCTGACCGGGCGCGATCTCTACGACGAGTTCCAGGCACAGGTGGCCGTCCCGGTGCACATGGAGGACTGGGACCGCACGGCCCAACGCAAGGGCGGCGACCTCTCCGTCTCGGTGAATCCGGCCTACCATTTCTGGCTGTCCACCCGTGACATGGCGCGCGTCGGACATCTGATGCTCAACGAAGGACGCTGGGAGGACCGGCAGCTCATCCCGCGCGCGTGGGCCCGGGAGATCGTGCGCCCGGTGACGCCGCTCGCAGAGATGAACCCCGTGCGGCGCCGCGACGGCTATCTCGGGTACGGCTACATGTGGTGGGTCTTCGACGGCCCGCGCGCCGTGGGGCCGTTCGCCGGCGCGTACACCGGTCGCGGCGCCGTGGGCCAGTGGATCACCGTGCTGCCTGCGCTCGACCTCGTGATCGCGCTCAAGACCAACTCCGTCTATCAACGCACCACGAGCTGGGCGTCGTGGGAGCGCATGATCGAGCTGCTCTTCGATGCGCACGGGGTCTCCATGGACGGACCCTTCCCGTGGCGGTAG